From Apium graveolens cultivar Ventura chromosome 9, ASM990537v1, whole genome shotgun sequence, the proteins below share one genomic window:
- the LOC141685510 gene encoding uncharacterized protein LOC141685510 yields the protein MGPPTLNQRLEEIEGKVAGLESSISTMVSNAVEKAIEAMRHSLTKVLIDGQNQATKKLGTELEIAAGRLEGRISRSREYQESLINTMRNEQIKFQAEVRSTLTEFQTFQAPANDKLEGSVNQPASGIAGMNTHVQGFPTPLLGFDEGGLGYRVRQWDGYGGGGGRNDGGGYGGGGSVSGPGNWRFRKLDMPLFDGSDPDGWILRVERYFQFYKLAEEEMLNAVAVALEGDALRWYQWENKRHPIRHWSDLKTFVLKQFRSASGGSLYEQWLSTVQTTSVSEYSRKFIETASPLDRIPENILMGQYINGLKDEVKVEVRLLNPVSLEQAMKVATRVEERNSVTGGGKSGLSSIRPGPFPSFSKGSSSVSNQPYGLPTSPPVSRAWSMRSNESQASVQSPTTRSPSRNVPGGIKRLTERELQDKRAKGLCYRCDAKWSIGHRCQKKELSVLLIEEEDESEGEEGDNLPSPTEEVTTEVSLNSVIGLTNPKTMKLKGSIGEYEVVVLIDPGATHNFVSLELVKELGIPVEPTGSFGVCLGNGDSVQGDGMCRKVRLQLKGGIEVVSDFLPLGLGNSDVILGVQWLETLGVVMTDWKKQEMTYNIQGKPVTLVGDPSLIRSRISLKAMIKSLKKIGGGFVVECRQMEALELQQAEKVRSQSSGEVTKESMFLTDILQRHAKVFEEPKGLPPKRNHEHAIRLKGGSEPVGVRPYRYPQCQKDEIERLIKDMLAAGIIKPSTSPFSSPVLLVKKKDGSWRFCVDYRALNKETIPDKYPIPVIDELLDELSGAFVFSKIDLKAGYHQIRVQEEDTHKTAFRTHDEHYEFLVMPFGLTNAPATFQSLMNDVFRPFLRKFVLVFFDDILVYSKSREEHVNHLQQVLEKLEEHKLVANRKKCEFGKESIGYLGHVISRQGVEVDKEKVTAILEWPQPTNIRELRSFLGMTGYYRKFVSQYAQIAHPLTEQLKRDNYGWNEAATQAFSHLKKALTTAPVLLLPNFKQPFIVETDASGYGVEAVLMQQNRPVAFFSKLLGTRGQQKSSLRFLTQQREISAEYKKWVAKLLGFDFEIQFKLGAANRVADALSRKRTGEVVLCELVSTHGVSWEQLSKEVEADRDLQLIIQGLKGEEGETSKFHMVHGELRYKGRMVVPRSSKVIPSLLEAYHDSPVGGHAGEVKMYLRIAKDWYWKGMRGDVTTYVRQCVTCQQQKVSQQAPAGLLQPLPIPSLVWDDITMDFIEGLPMSQGYNDVLVVVDRLTKYAHFLGLRHPFDAFSVAAVFTKEIVKLHGFPRSIVSDRDRIFVSTFWRELFKLQGSKLKHSTAYHPQTDGQSENVNKGFETYLRCFVGALYGREAPPILRMDRGQATVNSVEEMLLERDYILDYPQFHLHRSQQRMKHSANAHRRDANYVEGDWIIKKVGVVAYQLELPKDSRIHPVFHVSQLKRAVGQVPANPTIPTQLTEELELLVEPEEVLEVRQVKQGSNLKLEVLIQLKGLPKFEAPWEEVERAKLQFPDFHLEDKVNLWGQGNVMHQIAVKQPIMYSRKKNRAVGAKGPITHKGQG from the exons ATGGGGCCGCCGACGTTGAACCAACGATTGGAGGAAATAGAAGGGAAGGTAGCAGGTCTGGAAAGCTCGATATCAACGATGGTTTCGAATGCTGTGGAGAAGGCTATTGAGGCTATGAGGCACTCGTTGACAAAGGTATTGATAGACGGGCAAAACCAGGCCACAAAGAAATTGGGGACTGAATTAGAAATTGCAGCAGGCCGTTTAGAAGGACGAATCTCCCGTAGCCGTGAGTATCAGGAGTCACTAATCAACACTATGAGGAACGAGCAGATCAAATTTCAGGCGGAGGTACGCAGTACTTTGACAGAGTTTCAGACCTTCCAAGCACCAGCAAACGACAAACTTGAAGGCAGCGTTAACCAACCAGCCTCTGGAATAGCAGGTATGAACACTCATGTTCAAGGTTTTCCTACGCCATTACTGGGTTTTGATGAGGGTGGACTGGGGTATCGAGTTAGGCAATGGGATGGTTATGGTGGTGGAGGGGGTAGGAACGATGGGGGTGGATACGGTGGAGGTGGGTCTGTGAGTGGGCCTGGGAATTGGAGGTTCCGTAAACTGGATATGCCGTTGTTTGATGGCAGTGATCCTGATGGGTGGATTCTTAGGGTGGAACgttattttcaattttataagTTAGCTGAGGAGGAAATGTTAAATGCGGTTGCAGTAGCGTTGGAGGGAGATGCCTTGAGGTGGTATCAGTGGGAGAACAAAAGACACCCAATACGCCACTGGTCTGATTTGAAGACATTTGTGTTGAAGCAGTTTCGATCAGCCAGTGGGGGTTCATTATACGAGCAATGGCTTTCAACAGTCCAGACGACCTCTGTGAGTGAATACAGTAGAAAGTTTATTGAAACGGCTTCTCCCCTTGATCGCATTCCGGAAAATATTTTGATGGGGCAGTATATCAACGGACTGAAAGATGAGGTAAAGGTGGAGGTAAGATTGTTAAACCCTGTAAGTTTAGAGCAAGCTATGAAGGTGGCCACACGCGTAGAGGAAAGGAATAGTGTAACAGGGGGCGGGAAATCAGGTTTGAGCTCTATTCGTCCGGGACCGTTTCCAAGTTTCTCTAAGGGGTCATCATCGGTCTCCAATCAACCTTATGGGTTGCCCACTAGTCCTCCAGTATCTCGAGCTTGGAGCATGAGGTCTAATGAGTCCCAAGCCTCGGTTCAATCCCCAACTACACGGTCACCCTCTAGAAATGTCCCTGGTGGAATTAAAAGGTTAACTGAAAGGGAATTACAAGACAAGAGAGCCAAGGGATTGTGTTATCGCTGTGATGCCAAGTGGTCCATAGGCCACCGCTGTCAAAAAAAGGAGTTAAGTGTATTATTAATAGAGGAGGAAGATGAATCAGAAGGGGAAGAAGGGGACAACCTTCCTTCACCCACGGAAGAGGTGACCACAGAAGTGTCGTTAAACTCAGTGATAGGATTGACAAACCCCAAAACTATGAAATTAAAAGGGTCCATAGGCGAATATGAAGTAGTGGTACTAATAGACCCTGGGGCGACCCACAACTTTGTTTCCCTTGAATTGGTGAAGGAATTAGGGATACCAGTGGAACCAACAGGGAGTTTTGGTGTGTGTTTGGGTAATGGGGACTCGGTTCAGGGAGATGGAATGTGTAGAAAGGTGAGGCTACAGCTAAAAGGCGGTATCGAAGTGGTTTCAGATTTTTTACCATTGGGGTTGGGCAACTCAGACGTGATATTGGGAGTGCAATGGCTGGAAACCCTGGGCGTGGTTATGACTGATTGGAAAAAGCAAGAGATGACGTACAATATCCAAGGGAAGCCAGTGACACTAGTAGGGGACCCCTCCTTAATCCGGTCCAGAATCTCCCTGAAGGCCATGATCAAGTCCTTGAAAAAAATTGGTGGGGGATTTGTCGTGGAATGCAGACAAATGGAGGCCCTTGAATTGCAGCAAGCAGAAAAAGTGAGATCACAGTCGAGTGGGGAAGTGACAAAGGAGTCTATGTTCTTAACGGACATCTTGCAAAGGCATGCCAAAGTGTTCGAAGAACCTAAAGGGTTGCCCCCCAAACGAAATCATGAACATGCTATACGACTAAAAGGAGGCAGTGAACCAGTGGGGGTTAGGCCATATAGGTATCCCCAATGCCAGAAAGACGAGATTGAGAGGCTCATTAAGGATATGTTAGCGGCGGGGATCATCAAACCATCTACTAGCCCATTTTCAAGCCCGGTTCTCCttgtgaagaagaaagacggaTCATGGCGTTTTTGTGTGGATTATCGAGCGTTAAACAAGGAAACCATTCCGGATAAGTACCCGATTCCGGTCATCGATGAACTTCTTGATGAGTTGAGTGGGGCATTCGTGTTTTCGAAGATAGACTTGAAAGCTGGTTACCATCAAATTCGGGTTCAGGAAGAAGACACTCATAAAACGGCTTTTAGAACGCATGATGAGCACTATGAATTCCTTGTGATGCCATTCGGGTTAACGAatgcacctgccacttttcaatCTCTTATGAACGATGTTTTCCGACCGTTTTTAAGGAAGTTTGTTTTGGTTTTCTTCGACGACATTTTGGTTTATAGCAAAAGTCGAGAAGAACACGTTAACCATTTGCAACAGGTGCTGGAAAAACTGGAAGAGCATAAATTAGTGGCCAATAGAAAGAAATGTGAGTTTGGAAAGGAGTCAATTGGTTACTTGGGCCATGTAATATCACGACAAGGAGTTGAGGTGGACAAGGAAAAGGTCACTGCCATCCTGGAGTGGCCTCAACCAACCAATATAAGAGAGTTACGGAGTTTCCTGGGAATGACGGGCTACTACAGGAAATTTGTGTCACAATATGCTCAGATCGCACATCCCCTTACAGAACAACTCAAAAGGGATAACTACGGCTGGAACGAGGCTGCCACCCAAGCTTTCAGTCATCTTAAAAAGGCCTTGACCACAGCTCCCGTTCTGTTATTACCTAACTTCAAACAGCCCTTCATTGTCGAAACCGATGCTTCGGGATACGGAGTAGAGGCTGTACTTATGCAGCAGAATAGGCCTGTAGCTTTTTTCAGTAAATTGTTGGGGACGCGAGGGCAACAAAAATCA AGCCTCCGATTCTTGACACAGCAGCGAGAAATTAGCGCAGAATATAAAAAATGGGTGGCAAAATTACTTGGGTTCGATTTTGAAATACAGTTTAAACTAGGGGCAGCCAATCGAGTGGCAGATGCCCTATCCAGGAAAAGGACAGGGGAGGTAGTGTTGTGTGAGCTGGTCTCAACTCACGGCGTCTCGTGGGAACAGTTGAGTAAAGAAGTTGAAGCTGATCGGGATCTACAGTTAATAATTCAGGGGCTGAAAGGGGAAGAGGGAGAAACCAGCAAATTTCACATGGTGCATGGGGAGTTAAGGTACAAAGGGCGAATGGTTGTCCCCAGGTCATCGAAGGTTATACCAAGCTTGCTAGAGGCTTATCACGACTCTCCGGTGGGAGGACATGCGGGAGAAGTAAAAATGTATTTGAGGATAGCAAAGGACTGGTATTGGAAAGGAATGCGGGGAGATGTGACAACTTATGTGAGGCAGTGTGTTACTTGTCAACAGCAGAAAGTTTCACAGCAAGCTCCAGCTGGATTGTTACAACCATTGCCCATTCCGAGCCTGGTTTGGGATGATATCACAATGGACTTTATAGAGGGGCTTCCAATGTCTCAGGGGTACAATGATGTCTTGGTGGTGGTAGATCGTTTAACTAAATACGCTCATTTCTTGGGTCTACGCCACCCGTTTGATGCGTTTTCAGTAGCAGCTGTGTTCACTAAAGAGATTGTCAAACTACATGGATTTCCGAGGTCGATTGTATCTGACCGTGATCGAATTTTTGTGTCGACTTTTTGGAGGGAGTTATTTAAGCTGCAAGGATCGAAATTAAAACACAgcacggcttaccatccacaaacgGATGGCCAATCTGAAAATGTAAACAAAGGATTTGAAACCTATCTTCGCTGTTTTGTGGGG GCTTTGTATGGCAGGGAGGCACCACCAATTCTACGAATGGATAGAGGCCAAGCTACAGTGAACAGTGTAGAGGAAATGTTGCTGGAACGGGACTATATATTGGATTATCCGCAATTTCATCTGCACAGATCCCAGCAGCGTATGAAACATTCAGCTAATGCACACCGACGTGATGCAAACTATGTCGAGGGTGACTGG ATCATCAAGAAAGTAGGCGTCGTAGCATACCAGTTAGAGTTGCCCAAGGATAGCAGAATACACCCAGTTTTCCATGTTTCGCAACTTAAGCGCGCAGTGGGACAGGTTCCTGCAAATCCCACGATTCCAACCCAGTTAACTGAAGAATTAGAGTTGTTGGTGGAACCTGAGGAGGTGTTGGAGGTCAGACAAGTAAAACAAGGGTCAAACTTGAAATTAGAAGTCTTGATACAGTTGAAGGGATTGCCCAAGTTCGAAGCCCCTTGGGAAGAGGTGGAGCGGGCAAAATTACAATTTCCGGACTTCCACCTTGAGGACAAGGTGAATCTTTGGGGGCAAGGTAATGTGATGCATCAAATAGCCGTTAAACAACCCATAATGTACTCAAGGAAGAAAAACAGAGCTGTAGGGGCAAAAGGGCCAATTACTCACAAGGGTCAAGGCTAA
- the LOC141683560 gene encoding exocyst complex component EXO70A1-like, whose translation MESPEFQAAAFKSAEKIILRWDSTASEDARERMIFDGDRYEINSYLQAVDDVQRSIESTTLSDDQNKASSAIQIAMARLEDEFRNILIANATPIEIDALLDINVLNSSQSSLRTDSSSGDFSEDNLSSNDGGLQDLGAIDQSRRSSASYRSMLSIRELDLVPMEIVTDLRSIAERMISAGYVRECVQVYGSVRKSVVESSFRRLGIEKLSIGDIQRLEWEVLEVKIRRWIKAAKACIRILFASEKRLTELIFEGLGSSTDDACFMETVKGPAIQLFNFAEAISISRRSPEKLFKILDLHDALFELLSDVEVVFSSKSAESIRVQAEEILSRLAEAARGILSEFENAVLREPSKVPVPGGTVHPLTRYVMNYISLISDYKETLFELIVSKPVTGSRYSEDLTTPDMDFGEVEGQIPLALHLIWIIVILQFNVEGKSKHYRDTSLVHLFVMNNVHYIVQKIKGSPELREMIGDFYLKKLTGKVRQAATSYQRATWVRVLHCLREEGLHVTGSFSAGVSRSVLRERFKAFNAMFEEVHRTQATWLVLDTQLREELRISISEILIPAYRSFLGRFRTHIESGRHPENYIKYSVEDLENAVLDFFEGNPVSQLSRRRSG comes from the coding sequence ATGGAGTCACCGGAGTTCCAAGCCGCCGCCTTCAAATCCGCCGAGAAAATCATTCTCCGGTGGGACTCCACCGCCTCCGAAGACGCTCGTGAACGCATGATCTTCGACGGCGATCGCTACGAAATCAACTCTTACTTACAAGCCGTCGATGATGTTCAACGCTCTATCGAATCCACTACTCTCTCCGATGATCAGAACAAAGCTAGTAGCGCGATCCAGATTGCTATGGCCAGGTTAGAAGATGAGTTTCGTAATATTCTTATTGCTAATGCAACTCCAATTGAAATTGATGCGCTTTTAGATATTAATGTTCTCAATTCGAGTCAATCTTCGTTACGAACTGATAGTAGCTCTGGTGATTTTTCGGAGGATAATTTGAGTAGTAATGATGGAGGATTACAGGATTTAGGTGCGATTGATCAGAGTCGAAGAAGTAGTGCGAGTTATAGATCTATGTTGAGTATTAGGGAACTTGATTTGGTTCCGATGGAGATTGTTACTGATCTTCGTAGTATAGCCGAGAGAATGATTTCTGCTGGATATGTGAGGGAGTGTGTGCAGGTGTATGGGAGTGTTAGGAAGTCTGTTGTGGAATCGAGTTTTCGGAGATTAGGTATTGAGAAGTTGAGTATTGGTGATATTCAGAGGCTGGAATGGGAGGTGTTGGAGGTGAAGATCAGGAGGTGGATTAAGGCTGCCAAAGCGTGTATTAGGATATTGTTTGCGAGTGAGAAGAGGTTGACGGAGCTTATATTTGAAGGTTTGGGATCTTCGACGGATGATGCTTGTTTTATGGAGACGGTTAAAGGTCCTGCGATTCAGTTGTTTAATTTCGCGGAAGCGATAAGTATTAGTCGAAGGTCGCCTGAGAAGTTGTTTAAGATTTTGGATCTTCATGATGCTTTGTTTGAGTTGTTGTCTGATGTTGAGGTTGTGTTCTCGTCCAAGTCGGCTGAGTCGATTAGGGTTCAGGCTGAGGAGATTTTGTCCAGGCTGGCGGAGGCGGCTAGGGGGATATTATCGGAATTTGAGAATGCTGTTCTTCGTGAGCCTTCGAAAGTTCCTGTTCCGGGAGGTACAGTTCATCCCTTGACCAGATATGTGATGAATTATATAAGTTTGATTTCTGATTATAAGGAAACGTTGTTCGAATTGATTGTGTCTAAGCCGGTAACGGGGTCTAGATATTCAGAAGATTTAACTACACCTGATATGGATTTTGGGGAAGTGGAGGGGCAAATTCCATTGGCACTTCATTTGATATGGATCATTGTGATCTTGCAATTTAATGTAGAGGGTAAATCTAAGCACTACAGAGACACATCTTTGGTTCATTTGTTTGTTATGAATAATGTGCACTACATTGTCCAGAAGATAAAAGGGTCTCCTGAACTAAGAGAAATGATTGGAGATTTTTATTTAAAGAAATTGACTGGGAAAGTCAGGCAGGCTGCTACTAGCTACCAGAGAGCAACTTGGGTGAGGGTGTTGCACTGTTTAAGAGAGGAAGGACTACATGTCACTGGTAGTTTTTCAGCTGGGGTGTCCAGGAGTGTTTTAAGAGAGCGATTTAAGGCCTTTAATGCAATGTTTGAGGAAGTTCACAGAACTCAGGCTACATGGTTGGTCCTAGATACGCAGCTTCGCGAGGAGCTTCGTATATCCATATCTGAAATATTAATTCCAGCTTACAGGTCATTTCTTGGTCGATTCAGGACCCATATAGAAAGTGGAAGGCACCCCGAGAATTACATCAAGTATTCTGTGGAGGATCTTGAAAATGCTGTCTTAGATTTCTTTGAAGGAAACCCTGTATCCCAGCTCTCACGAAGGAGATCTGGTTGA
- the LOC141686796 gene encoding sm-like protein LSM1B isoform X1 encodes MSWAGPEDFHLSTSLASYLDKKLLVLLRDGRKLLGILRSFDQFANAVLEGACERVIVGEVYCDIPLGLYIIRGENVVLIGELDLEKDELPLHMTRVSPAEIKRAQKAEREASDLKGTMRKRMEFLDMD; translated from the exons ATGTCTTGGGCGGGTCCTGAGGATTTCCATCTCTCCACTTCTCTCGCTAGTTATCTTGACA AGAAACTTCTTGTTTTGCTGCGAGACGGGAGAAAACTGTTGGGAATACTTCGTTCTTTTGATCAATTTG CTAATGCTGTCCTTGAAGGTGCATGCGAGCGAGTTATTGTTGGTGAAGTATATTGTGACATTCCATTAGGGCTATATATAATTCGTGGGGAGAATGTTGTATTGATTGGTGAACTG GATTTGGAAAAGGATGAGCTTCCCCTGCATATGACTCGTGTTTCACCCGCGGAGATAAAAAGG GCTCAGAAAGCTGAAAGAGAGGCTTCAGATTTGAAGGGTACCATGAGAAAGAGGATGGAATTTCTAGATATGGACTAA
- the LOC141686796 gene encoding sm-like protein LSM1B isoform X2: MRFFSALQTLCLWSIEREKLLVLLRDGRKLLGILRSFDQFANAVLEGACERVIVGEVYCDIPLGLYIIRGENVVLIGELDLEKDELPLHMTRVSPAEIKRAQKAEREASDLKGTMRKRMEFLDMD; this comes from the exons ATGCGATTCTTCTCAGCACTCCAAACATTGTGCCTATGGAGCATTGAAAGAG AGAAACTTCTTGTTTTGCTGCGAGACGGGAGAAAACTGTTGGGAATACTTCGTTCTTTTGATCAATTTG CTAATGCTGTCCTTGAAGGTGCATGCGAGCGAGTTATTGTTGGTGAAGTATATTGTGACATTCCATTAGGGCTATATATAATTCGTGGGGAGAATGTTGTATTGATTGGTGAACTG GATTTGGAAAAGGATGAGCTTCCCCTGCATATGACTCGTGTTTCACCCGCGGAGATAAAAAGG GCTCAGAAAGCTGAAAGAGAGGCTTCAGATTTGAAGGGTACCATGAGAAAGAGGATGGAATTTCTAGATATGGACTAA